The genomic DNA TCCATGACTCGTGCGAAATCAGCCTTCGTCCCATCGGGAATATTTATTCCAAATTCATCCGCATTGCGAATCGTTCGAGCCATGCGGGCAGCACTGATCAGCGCCTTGGAAGGGACACAACCGACATTGAGGCAATCCCCTCCCATCAGGCTTCGCTCAATCAAAGCAACCTTCGCTCCTAAACCAGCCGCTCCGGCCGCTGTGACCAGACCAGCCGTTCCGGCACCAATCACTACGAGGTTGTATCGTCCACTCGGCTGAGGATTGATCCAGTCCGGAGGATGAACATCCGATTCGAGTTTACGATTGTATTCGTCATAGGGTGTGAGCGGTGAATGGTTCGACATCTCACCTCCTGAAATTGCCAGAGAACTTCGATCTGTATCCGCTACGTTGGCATCATTGATCATGACGTTCCTTGTATCTGATGGGAATCCGTATTCTCGACTTCAGACGCAGCGCATTTCGTATCGCGGTCGATCTCGATGGAATCGTTGTCATCCTGAACAATTCTGAGAGTCGAGTTGGGACGAATCCATCTGACGAGTTTACGCAACAACAGGGGCATCACCCCTAACAACACAAACGCCACCATCAGTTGCGGAGACAGAATTCCACTCACTCCTTGCTCAGCCAGTGTTGCCAGTTCCGGGACACTGGCTCCGGCGTAAACATACACAGCCGTCCCCGGGAGCATCCCCAGTTGGCTCACCCACCAGAATGTCCTGGCTCGTATTGGCGTCAGTCCCATTACGACATTGATGACAAAAAACGGGACTGCAGGAATCAGTCGGAGCATAAACAGATAAAAGGCTCCTTCGCGTTCCAGGGATTGATTGAAGGTTTTTAACCTCTCGCCAAATCGATTCTGGATTGGCTCCCGAAGAAGATATCGGCTCACCAGAAAGGCGACCGTAGCCCCGGTTGTCGAGGCAAAGCTGACCAACACAAAACCGCGTGGAAGTCCGAAGAACCAACCGCAAGTCAACGTCAACACAGTTGCACCAGGTAGCGACAACCCGGTTACCGCGACGTAAATCGCGAAGGCGACTCCATAAACCATGAGAGGATGCTTTTGTTGAAAGGCCTTCAACTCAGCTTCTTGAGCCGCCAGATTTTCCAGCGTGAGAGCTTCACCAAACTGGGAATAGCCGACAGCAGCGGCAATAACGATCCCTGTTATCAGCCCCAGCTTCTTCCACAGACTCTTAGAAGACCGATTCTTTTCAGCCATGTTATTTCGAACTTTCATCTGTGTGTGCAAGACTTCCCTGACAGCTGGAACCACACCCGGCCGTGCATCCGAAACAGTGTCGGCCAGTCACAATTTTTCTGTTCAGAAGTTTCAGCAGAGACTCATCATCCAGATTCATGATGTTGAGCCGGCCTGATAAAAGTTCGAGATCGAGCATCTGGTTGAAGTCGCAGTCGTAGAGATTTCCCAGCCAGTCAACCGAGAGCATTGTGCGGCACATTAAGCCTTCGATTGTCGCGGGATTGAACGCTTCGATCATCGTTTGCATGTAGGTCTCATATTGCTCCTGCTGCAATAGCTCGGCGAGAAACCGACTGATCGGCATGTTGGTAATCGTAAAAAGCTGCGTGAATTCAATTCCATATCGTGTTCGTAACTCTCGTCGATAATCAGCCTCAAGACGCTGTTGATCCGGAGGCAAAGAAGGACCCAGGGGATTATAGACCAATGACAACGATAACCCGGAATCGGGAACGCCATATCCCAGTGTATTGAGTTTCTTCAACGCTGCGATCGATCGCTGAAACACTCGATCTCCACGTTGCTTATTGACATTTTCCTCAAGATAACACGGTAGCGAGGCCACAACTTCGACCTGATGTTCCGCCAGGAATTCTGCCAGATCCTCATATCCAGGAGCCTGCAGAATTGTCAAATTGCAGCGGTCAATGACTTTCCTGCCCAACTTATGAGCCTGAGTGACAAGCCGGCGAAAGCTGGGATTCATCTCAGGAGCACCTCCGGTGATGTCCAATGTGTTGACATTCGCTCGCGACAGAAACTCCAGGCAAGCCTCTGCCACTTCTGCAGACATATTCTCCTTGCGATCCGGCCCGGCATCCACATGACAATGTGAGCACGTCTGATTGCAGACGCGCCCGACATTCACCTGCAATGTTTCAATTCCGCTGGCTGTAAGTGCATGAGTGCCCAAGCTGGTCAGGGTTTCCTGAAACCTTGGCAACTCATTTGAACTTTCGAGTAGTTTTCGCTGATATTCTGGACTGGCCAGCCGATGGCCTTCTCGTACCAATGTTAAATTCACCATCGTTCCCTCTATTTCGTATTCAAAGGTTCCATAGAAGATCCAAGTAACGAATCTTTTTCCATAGAAATCGAAAACTGCAATTCCGTGCGGCGGATATTGACATTCCATGGAGCCCTGATTCCCAGACGAACACGGTCACCGCGGATCTCCAGAACTCGTGTCTCTGTCACTTCATCAATCATGAGAGATTCTCCAGACTTGCGTGCTAAAACTAACATCTTATTGCCCTCCCTGGTTTGTTAATGCATCGAAGTGATTAGCAGCACTCGCCGTCAGGTTCACAACATGGCCCAATAGATTCTGTTGTCACATCGTAATCTTCACCTTTGGATTCTCTGGTTGAACGTATTTTGCTGCGTCGACAATCAAAGGGGACTGCATCGTTGAGTGGGATTGGAGTGAGTGGTTCAACGGCTTCGAACAAGCCTGCATAAGGCGATTGCTGTAGCAGATGGAATGTCTTGTCGCACACTGCCATTCTCATGCCCCGGTTGTAGGCGTGACCGTCATCGTCCTCAACCTTTTTGAAAGGTCCGCGGTAGATTACCGCCTGATTCCGTTCCAGACATGGCCCTTGTTTACCTTTATTGGCAACGACTGTTACAGATCGAAATTCAATTCCATCGACAGTTCGCCACGGCTCTGACTGCCGTTTGACGAGTTCTATGCCATGAAATCCAACCTCTTCAAAGGCTTGGAGAAATTGCTCCTCCCGAAAAGCCCCGGAAATGCATCCGGACCAGAGTTCGGGATTTTCCTGCAATTCCTGAGGGACGTCTTCATCGGAGACAATGTCGCTGATTGCCGCTCGCCCTCCTTTTTTGAGCACTCGGAAGATCTCTGCAAAGAGTTGTTTTCGATCCTGCTGCCGGACGAGATTGAGCACACAGTTAGAGACAACACAGTCGACGGTATTGGACGCAATCATCGGCTGGTCATGTCGCAGACGTTCCTCAATATTTCGAAGCTTTAACCAGCTTGATGGGTCGGCAATGGGATGTTGGCCCAACTCTCGTCCCAACAGATCCAGATCCAATTGCAGATCTTGGATCATCCCGTAGCGAAAATCGACATTATCGTAGCCGAGACGTTCCGCAACCTGCCCCTGATGCTTACGTGCCAGAGCAAGCATCTCCAGATTGCAATCGACCCCAATAACACGGCCTCGCTTTCCCACAACTTGAGACAAGATGTAGCATAATTTGCCTCCACCAGAACCCAGGTCGACAACCGTTTCGCCT from Rubinisphaera italica includes the following:
- a CDS encoding methyltransferase domain-containing protein, whose amino-acid sequence is MSKAFHPNANNTAEASVYNRYAAAAQAREELLCCPVEYAGDFLAVIPQEILERDYGCGDPTRHVHEGETVVDLGSGGGKLCYILSQVVGKRGRVIGVDCNLEMLALARKHQGQVAERLGYDNVDFRYGMIQDLQLDLDLLGRELGQHPIADPSSWLKLRNIEERLRHDQPMIASNTVDCVVSNCVLNLVRQQDRKQLFAEIFRVLKKGGRAAISDIVSDEDVPQELQENPELWSGCISGAFREEQFLQAFEEVGFHGIELVKRQSEPWRTVDGIEFRSVTVVANKGKQGPCLERNQAVIYRGPFKKVEDDDGHAYNRGMRMAVCDKTFHLLQQSPYAGLFEAVEPLTPIPLNDAVPFDCRRSKIRSTRESKGEDYDVTTESIGPCCEPDGECC
- a CDS encoding TVP38/TMEM64 family protein, encoding MKVRNNMAEKNRSSKSLWKKLGLITGIVIAAAVGYSQFGEALTLENLAAQEAELKAFQQKHPLMVYGVAFAIYVAVTGLSLPGATVLTLTCGWFFGLPRGFVLVSFASTTGATVAFLVSRYLLREPIQNRFGERLKTFNQSLEREGAFYLFMLRLIPAVPFFVINVVMGLTPIRARTFWWVSQLGMLPGTAVYVYAGASVPELATLAEQGVSGILSPQLMVAFVLLGVMPLLLRKLVRWIRPNSTLRIVQDDNDSIEIDRDTKCAASEVENTDSHQIQGTS
- the arsS gene encoding arsenosugar biosynthesis radical SAM (seleno)protein ArsS (Some members of this family are selenoproteins.); protein product: MVNLTLVREGHRLASPEYQRKLLESSNELPRFQETLTSLGTHALTASGIETLQVNVGRVCNQTCSHCHVDAGPDRKENMSAEVAEACLEFLSRANVNTLDITGGAPEMNPSFRRLVTQAHKLGRKVIDRCNLTILQAPGYEDLAEFLAEHQVEVVASLPCYLEENVNKQRGDRVFQRSIAALKKLNTLGYGVPDSGLSLSLVYNPLGPSLPPDQQRLEADYRRELRTRYGIEFTQLFTITNMPISRFLAELLQQEQYETYMQTMIEAFNPATIEGLMCRTMLSVDWLGNLYDCDFNQMLDLELLSGRLNIMNLDDESLLKLLNRKIVTGRHCFGCTAGCGSSCQGSLAHTDESSK
- a CDS encoding carbon storage regulator, translated to MLVLARKSGESLMIDEVTETRVLEIRGDRVRLGIRAPWNVNIRRTELQFSISMEKDSLLGSSMEPLNTK